In Psychrobacter ciconiae, the following are encoded in one genomic region:
- a CDS encoding transaldolase: MSALDQLSTMTTIVADTGDLSAIARLKPVDATTNPSLITKALIHPDNQAMLSDTMNRHQGDVDAVIDALTVQIGCDILALIDGRVSTEVDARLSYDTQATIDKALEFIDAYQKAGIDPERILIKMAATWQGIEAARYLESQGIHCNLTLLFGQHQAIACADAGVTLISPFVGRILDWQKSEQNRQNVPAADDMGVQSVKLIYQYYKQHGYKTQVMGASFRSVEQILALAGCDLLTISPDLIDELAHLDTNVTRQLSPDMVSTNAIGERLSLTETAFNQAYQEDKVTQALLPKGIDGFISAREELAQTLAAIRN; the protein is encoded by the coding sequence ATGAGCGCTCTTGACCAGTTAAGTACCATGACCACCATTGTTGCCGATACGGGAGACTTGAGCGCCATTGCGCGACTAAAGCCTGTTGATGCGACCACCAACCCAAGCTTGATTACCAAAGCGCTCATTCATCCAGACAACCAAGCGATGCTATCGGACACCATGAACCGCCACCAAGGTGACGTTGATGCGGTGATTGACGCGCTCACCGTTCAGATTGGCTGCGATATTTTGGCGCTCATTGACGGTCGTGTGTCAACCGAAGTCGATGCAAGGCTGTCTTATGACACGCAGGCAACCATCGATAAAGCGCTTGAATTTATCGACGCCTACCAAAAAGCAGGCATTGACCCTGAGCGCATTTTAATCAAGATGGCGGCAACGTGGCAAGGCATTGAGGCGGCGCGATACCTTGAGTCACAAGGCATTCATTGCAACCTAACGCTGCTGTTTGGTCAGCATCAAGCCATTGCTTGCGCCGACGCGGGCGTGACTTTAATTTCTCCGTTTGTTGGTCGGATTTTAGATTGGCAAAAAAGCGAGCAAAACCGCCAAAACGTTCCTGCCGCTGATGATATGGGCGTTCAATCGGTCAAGCTGATTTACCAATATTACAAACAGCACGGCTATAAAACCCAAGTGATGGGCGCAAGCTTTCGTTCCGTTGAGCAAATTTTAGCGCTTGCCGGCTGCGATTTATTGACTATTTCTCCTGATTTGATTGATGAGCTTGCCCATCTTGACACCAATGTCACCCGTCAGTTATCACCGGATATGGTCAGCACCAACGCCATTGGCGAGCGATTAAGCTTGACCGAAACTGCCTTTAACCAAGCTTACCAAGAAGATAAGGTGACCCAAGCGCTATTACCAAAAGGTATCGATGGCTTTATTAGCGCTCGTGAAGAGTTGGCGCAAACCCTTGCAGCAATTCGTAATTGA
- the hisC gene encoding histidinol-phosphate transaminase yields MPKKEAQAILPAYPSIETLAPYQIGKPIEELTREMGVTDVIKLASNENPYGSSPRVTLAITQELDKLARYPDGNGFGLKQKLADFYEVSPNQVTLGNGANDILDLLARSFVGHKDAMVYSQFAFIVYGILAKAQGALGIEVPAVHFAHDLAAMQQAVVKNTQTKMVFIANPNNPTGTVLEIEEVRNFIANIPPSVLVVIDEAYVEYCPAANHRALLDEFANVVIVRTFSKAYGLAGLRIGYALSSESVAEMLNRVRQPFNVSRLGLAAATAAIDDTAFIERSNQLNIEQRRWLGSQFDALGLGFIKSAANFIMVEIDNASSINQALLAQGVIVRPLQNYGLDNWLRVSVGTPEDNLRLIDTLRSILNNDAL; encoded by the coding sequence ATGCCAAAAAAAGAGGCTCAAGCAATACTTCCGGCGTATCCAAGCATCGAGACGTTGGCACCTTATCAAATCGGCAAGCCCATTGAAGAGTTGACCCGCGAGATGGGAGTGACGGACGTTATCAAGCTTGCCAGCAATGAAAACCCTTATGGCAGCTCGCCACGGGTCACCCTTGCCATCACCCAAGAGCTTGATAAACTTGCCCGCTATCCTGATGGTAATGGCTTTGGTTTAAAACAAAAGCTTGCCGATTTTTATGAGGTAAGTCCCAATCAAGTTACCCTTGGCAATGGCGCAAACGACATTTTAGACTTGTTGGCACGAAGCTTTGTAGGTCATAAAGATGCCATGGTTTATAGCCAATTTGCGTTTATTGTCTACGGCATATTGGCAAAGGCTCAAGGGGCGCTTGGTATTGAAGTTCCGGCAGTGCACTTTGCTCATGATTTAGCCGCTATGCAGCAAGCAGTTGTTAAAAATACCCAAACCAAGATGGTATTTATCGCCAACCCAAACAACCCGACAGGGACGGTGTTGGAAATCGAAGAAGTTCGTAACTTTATTGCAAATATCCCGCCGTCGGTGCTTGTGGTTATTGATGAAGCTTACGTTGAGTATTGCCCCGCCGCGAACCATAGAGCGCTACTTGATGAGTTTGCTAACGTCGTGATCGTTCGCACCTTTTCAAAAGCTTATGGGCTTGCCGGGCTGCGAATCGGTTATGCCTTAAGCTCTGAAAGCGTCGCTGAAATGCTCAACCGAGTTCGTCAGCCGTTTAATGTCAGCCGACTTGGTCTTGCTGCGGCGACTGCAGCGATTGACGATACGGCGTTTATTGAGCGCTCAAATCAGCTAAATATTGAGCAGCGGCGTTGGCTTGGGTCGCAATTTGACGCGCTTGGTCTTGGCTTTATTAAATCGGCTGCCAATTTTATTATGGTTGAGATTGATAATGCCTCAAGCATCAATCAAGCGCTGCTTGCTCAAGGCGTCATTGTCAGACCGCTGCAAAACTATGGTCTTGATAATTGGCTTCGAGTCAGTGTGGGAACGCCTGAGGACAATTTGCGCTTGATTGATACGCTGCGCTCGATTTTAAATAATGATGCTTTGTAA
- the pheA gene encoding prephenate dehydratase — MSEQPAAPQSESLHQDSLAASTTSTDQEFLTRLRQKIDAVDCEIQTLINNRAKLAQQVAIVKKDEVSKDPKANKDPIFYRPEREAQVLKAVMARNTGPIADEKMARLFREIMSVCLDLEAPQRIAFLGPVGTFTHAAALKHFGKAADTIPLTTITDVFREVEAGTAMYGVVPVENSSEGVVNHTLDGFLSSSLKIIGEVELPIHQNFLVAEHTKVDGLSRIYSHQQSLAQCRHWLDVNFPNIERVAVSSNGEAARRLKNEWHSAAIAGDVAAAEYGLHKLYSNIEDNPSNTTRFLIVGHEAVAPSGQDKTSIVVSAHDKAGALIEILKPLSHHGVSMTSIETRPERPNKWAYVFFIDMEGHIDDPNVSAAIADIRPLVKEVRVLGSYPKAVL, encoded by the coding sequence ATGAGCGAGCAGCCAGCAGCGCCACAATCAGAATCATTGCACCAAGACTCACTTGCTGCTAGCACCACCTCAACTGACCAAGAGTTTTTGACCCGATTGCGCCAAAAAATCGATGCTGTTGATTGTGAAATCCAAACCTTGATTAATAATCGTGCCAAATTGGCGCAGCAAGTGGCAATCGTAAAAAAAGACGAGGTTTCTAAAGACCCAAAAGCCAATAAAGACCCCATTTTTTATCGCCCTGAGCGCGAGGCTCAAGTCTTAAAAGCGGTTATGGCACGAAATACTGGACCGATTGCTGATGAAAAAATGGCGCGATTGTTCCGCGAAATCATGTCCGTCTGCCTCGATTTAGAAGCGCCGCAGCGCATTGCCTTTTTAGGTCCTGTCGGTACGTTTACCCATGCTGCCGCCTTGAAGCATTTTGGTAAAGCGGCGGACACCATTCCGCTGACCACCATCACTGACGTGTTTCGTGAAGTGGAAGCAGGAACGGCAATGTATGGCGTCGTTCCGGTTGAAAACTCCTCTGAAGGTGTTGTGAACCATACGCTTGATGGTTTTTTATCTTCAAGCTTAAAAATCATCGGTGAAGTTGAATTACCGATTCATCAAAACTTTTTGGTTGCTGAACACACCAAAGTCGATGGCTTAAGCCGGATTTATTCGCATCAGCAGTCGCTTGCTCAATGCCGTCATTGGCTCGATGTTAATTTTCCAAATATTGAACGCGTTGCCGTATCAAGTAACGGGGAGGCGGCGCGCCGATTAAAAAATGAGTGGCATTCTGCCGCTATCGCAGGCGATGTTGCTGCTGCTGAATATGGCTTACATAAGCTTTATAGCAATATTGAGGACAACCCAAGTAACACCACGCGCTTTTTAATCGTCGGTCACGAGGCCGTTGCGCCATCGGGTCAAGATAAAACCTCGATTGTGGTTTCAGCTCATGATAAGGCCGGCGCGCTGATTGAAATTTTAAAACCGCTATCACACCACGGTGTATCGATGACCAGTATCGAAACAAGACCTGAGCGCCCGAACAAGTGGGCTTACGTGTTTTTCATTGATATGGAAGGTCACATTGATGACCCTAATGTCAGCGCGGCGATTGCCGACATCAGACCATTGGTTAAAGAAGTTCGCGTTTTAGGCTCGTATCCAAAAGCTGTACTTTAA
- a CDS encoding rubredoxin: MRRFECIVCGWIYDEELGCPEEGIAPGTLWEDIPDDWTCPECGVGKLDFEMVEI; this comes from the coding sequence ATGAGACGTTTTGAATGTATTGTCTGCGGCTGGATTTATGACGAGGAACTTGGCTGCCCTGAAGAAGGCATTGCCCCTGGAACGCTTTGGGAAGATATTCCTGATGACTGGACATGTCCTGAATGCGGCGTAGGCAAGCTTGATTTTGAGATGGTTGAGATCTGA